From the genome of Streptomyces xanthophaeus:
TGGCCGTTGGGCCACACCCGCCAGGCGGCCCCCTGAACCGTCCGGATGATCACGGTTCCGAGGTAGAAGCCGGCGTCGTTGCCGAGCCAGGGCACCGCCTCGGGATCCCGCCGCCAGCGCGGCATCAGCTGGTCCAGGGCCTCCAACGAGGCCTGGCTCTCGTCGAGTTCGAGCCCGGCCGCCCGTGCCTGGACGCGCAGCATCTCACACTCCGAGAACAACTCGGCGACGCCCTCGGGGTCGTCCGCGAGGGCGGCGGCGAGTCCCGCACCCTGTACCGTTTCGCGTCGGTTCAGCCAGTTGCCCAGGAAAGGGATGTTCATACCGCCCAGCGTCGCACCAGGATCCGCCGCTGACCACAGGGCGCGCCTGGATCCGTCGGCCCGGATGGCACCGGCCACCGGCCACCGGCGACGGGCTACCGGGCGAGGTCCAGGTCCACGACGACGGGCGCGTGGTCGGACGCGCCCTTGCCCTTGCGCTCCTCGCGGTCGACGTAGGAGTCGGTCACGGCCTTCGTGAAGGCCTCGTTCCCGTAGACCAGGTCGATGCGCATGCCCTTGTTCTTGGGGAAGGCGAGCATCCGGTAGTCCCAGAAGGTGTAGGGACGGTCGTACTTCAGCGCGCGCGGGAACACGTCCGAGAGCCCGGCGGCGCGCAGCGCCTCCAGGGCGGCCCGCTCGGCAGGGGTGACATGGGTGAGGCCCGCGAAGACGGCCGGGTCGTAGACGTCCTCGTCGGTCGGGGCCACGTTGAAGTCGCCGAGCACCGCGAACGGCAGCGGACCGGCCGCCTCCTCGGCGATGGCCGTGGTCAGGGCGCGGAACCAGTCCAGCTTGTAGCCGTAGTGGTCGTGCTCGACCTCGCGCCCGTTGGGCACGTACACCGACCAGACCCGGACCCCGCCGCAGGTGGCGGAGATCGCGCGGGGTTCCTGGACGCCCTCGTAGTCGGGTCCGCCGGGCAGCCCGAGGACCACGTCCTCCAGGCCGACCTTGGAGAGCAGGGCCACGCCGTTCCAGCGGCCGGTGGCGTTGACCGCCGATTCGTAGCCCAGCTCACGCAGCTCGTCGTACGGGAACTGCTCCGCCGAGCACTTGGTCTCCTGGATGCACAGGACATCCGTACCGGAGCTCTCCAGCCAGGCCAGCAGGCGCGGCAGCCGGGCGGTGATGGAGTTGACGTTGAAGGTGGCGATACGCATACCTGCCAACCTACCGCCCGGCACCGACAGTCACAGTTCGGCGGAGTCCCCCGCGGTGAGTCGCCCGTGGTCGGTGCCCCCGAGGGCGTCCAGGGCGTGGTCGTAGATCGGCCGGGCGATGTCGGAGAGGTAGGCGTCGTGGATGTCCAGGGCCCGGCGCGGCTTGACCTCGCGGAGGTAGTCGATCACCTCCGAGACCTTGTTCCAGGGTGCGTGCACCGGGAGCATCAGGGTCTCGACGGGCACACCGGGCACGGTCAGCGCGTCCCCGGGGTGGAAGAGGGAACCTTCCACGAGATAGCCGACGTTCGTGACGCGCGGGATGTCCGGGTGGACCACCGCGTGCAGCTCGCCGTGGACCTGGACCTCGAACCCGGCCGCGGTGAAGGCGTCGCCGTGGCCGACGGTGTGCACCCGGCCCGGATAGGCGGGGGCGAGCTTCTCGGCGACGCTGCGCAGGGTCCACAGCTCGACCGCCGGATCGGCGTCGAGGGCGGCCCGCAGCCGGCCCTCCTCGAAGTGGTCGGGGTGTTCGTGCGTGACCAGCAGGGCGTCCGCCCCCAGTCCCGCGTCCGGTTCGCTGAAGGCGCCCGGGTCGATGACGAGCGTGCGCCCGTCCTTCTCCAACTGGACGCAGGAATGCAGCCGCTTGGTGAGCTTCATGATCCCAAGGCTAGGGGGTGGTGGAGGAGACGACGTAGACCTTGGAGACCTTGGGATCGGTGAGGTCGACGGTGATGTCCCGGGTGGGCCGGGGGTCGTCCTGTTCGAGGGTGGTGCCGAGCCATGAGGTCTCCGGCTTCCAGTGCCAGCCGGCGATCGAGGTGTCGTGCGCGGAGACCGAGACGCCGGGGGTCAGGTCCTCCCGGCTGATGCCGAGGGAGGACAGGAAGCCGTCCAGGTCCGGCGGGGTGACCGCGAACTGGACGTACAGCCGGCTGGTGCGCCAGTTGTTGGTCTCCAGGAACCCGACACGCCAGGCCTTGTCCGGGACCGGTACCTCGTAGATGCTGCGCTGCACCTTGGAGGGCCAGCCGGGGCGCACCTTGGACGCGCCGATCTTGGCTGCCTTGTCGCGGCCGCTCTCGCGGCTCTGCTGGGTGGAGATCGCCAGGTAGCCCGCGGGTACGCCGACCAGCAGCAGGATGATGATCGCGGTGATCCAGCGGCGCTTGACGACGTGCCTGCGGTCCTCGGCGGTGGGCGCCGGGGTGCTTTCGGCGTCGGGGGCGGAGGCCTGGTGGGGCAGGGTGGGCGGGTTCACTGTTCGTCCTGGTCCTTGGGGGCGGCGGGGTCGCGCCGCCCCAGCTGCTGCGCGTAGCGCTCGTACCGCTCGTAGCGCTCGACCCGGCGGCGGGTGGCGCGGCGGAAGCGGCGGGCGACGAGCCGGGCGAGGTCGGCGGCGCCGACCATGCCCGCCTCGGGTCCGAGCTGGGCCTTGGCGATACGGGCTTCGGGGCGGTAGCCGCGACCGGTGAGGTGGCGGCGGAAGGCGTCCCGGGCCGGACCGATCAGCAGGTCGTCGGCGGCGCTGACGCCGCCGCCGATGACGAAGCAGGACGGGTCGAGGGCGGCGGCGAGGTTGGCGATGCCGACACCCAGCCACTGGCCGATGTCCTGGAGCAGCTCGACGCACATGGCGTCGCCCTCGCGGGCCAGCTCGGTGATCAGCGGTCCCGTGATCTCGGAGACGTTGCCGCCGACCCGGGCGATGATGTTGTACGCGACCGGCGAGTCGGCGGGGGCCAGCTCGCGGGCCTCGCGGACCAGGGCGTTCCCGGAGCTGTACTGCTCCCAGCAGCCGCGGTTGCCGCAGGGGCAGCGGTGGCCGCCGGGGACGACCTGCATATGGCCGAATTCGCCCGCGACCCCGTACCGGCCGCGCTTGACCTGGCCGCCTTCGAGGATGGCCCCGCCGATGCCGGTGCCGAGCGTGATCATGACGAGGTGGTCCTCGCCGCGTCCGGCGCCGAAGCGCCATTCCGCCCAGGCGGCGGTGTTGGCATCGTTGTCGACCATGACCGGGACCGCGAGCCGGGACTGGAGGGCGTCGCGCAGGGGCTCGTCGCGCCAGGCCAGGTGGGGTGCGAACAGCACGCGGGAACGGTCGGCGTCGACCCAGCCGGCCGCCCCGATGCCGACCGCGTGCACGTCGTGCCGGTCGGAGAGGTCCAGCACCAGCTCGACGATGGTGTCCTCGACGACCTTGGGGCTCTTGGACTTGTCCGGGGTCTCCGTGCGGATCTTCTCCAGGATGATCCCGTCGGCGTCGACGACACCGGCCATCACCTTGGTGCCGCCGATGTCGATGCCGACCGTGGGGACGCGCGGGGCCGTCAGGTGCGACCGGCGCTCCCGGGTCCCGATGGTCCGCAGGACGGTGCCTCGCGCCGACCCCCGGTGGGTGAGCGTGAAGTCCCGGTACGTGCTCATCGAGTCGTGTCGTCCCTCTTGGGTGCGGTGGTTCGGGGAGGCCGGCCGGCCTCGTCGGCCGGGCCGCCGCGACCGGCTGCGCCGTCCGTCGCGGCCGTGGCGTGTGGGGCGCCTGCCCCTGATTCTGCCACTCGCTCCAGTTCGTGGCTCAGCTCGTCCAGCTCGGAGCCGCCCGCCATCTGCCGGGTGAGCTCGTCGAGCGTGAT
Proteins encoded in this window:
- a CDS encoding MBL fold metallo-hydrolase, which produces MKLTKRLHSCVQLEKDGRTLVIDPGAFSEPDAGLGADALLVTHEHPDHFEEGRLRAALDADPAVELWTLRSVAEKLAPAYPGRVHTVGHGDAFTAAGFEVQVHGELHAVVHPDIPRVTNVGYLVEGSLFHPGDALTVPGVPVETLMLPVHAPWNKVSEVIDYLREVKPRRALDIHDAYLSDIARPIYDHALDALGGTDHGRLTAGDSAEL
- a CDS encoding ROK family glucokinase, which produces MSTYRDFTLTHRGSARGTVLRTIGTRERRSHLTAPRVPTVGIDIGGTKVMAGVVDADGIILEKIRTETPDKSKSPKVVEDTIVELVLDLSDRHDVHAVGIGAAGWVDADRSRVLFAPHLAWRDEPLRDALQSRLAVPVMVDNDANTAAWAEWRFGAGRGEDHLVMITLGTGIGGAILEGGQVKRGRYGVAGEFGHMQVVPGGHRCPCGNRGCWEQYSSGNALVREARELAPADSPVAYNIIARVGGNVSEITGPLITELAREGDAMCVELLQDIGQWLGVGIANLAAALDPSCFVIGGGVSAADDLLIGPARDAFRRHLTGRGYRPEARIAKAQLGPEAGMVGAADLARLVARRFRRATRRRVERYERYERYAQQLGRRDPAAPKDQDEQ
- a CDS encoding DUF6278 family protein produces the protein MNIPFLGNWLNRRETVQGAGLAAALADDPEGVAELFSECEMLRVQARAAGLELDESQASLEALDQLMPRWRRDPEAVPWLGNDAGFYLGTVIIRTVQGAAWRVWPNGQPVIRLASGRELNVIESGLSWAMTGSPELSQAYAEASEG
- a CDS encoding exodeoxyribonuclease III; this translates as MRIATFNVNSITARLPRLLAWLESSGTDVLCIQETKCSAEQFPYDELRELGYESAVNATGRWNGVALLSKVGLEDVVLGLPGGPDYEGVQEPRAISATCGGVRVWSVYVPNGREVEHDHYGYKLDWFRALTTAIAEEAAGPLPFAVLGDFNVAPTDEDVYDPAVFAGLTHVTPAERAALEALRAAGLSDVFPRALKYDRPYTFWDYRMLAFPKNKGMRIDLVYGNEAFTKAVTDSYVDREERKGKGASDHAPVVVDLDLAR